In the Sphingobacterium sp. PCS056 genome, GATGATGAATGTGACTGAAAATACTGCTAGTTTAAGTAAAGGAAGCAATTGGCAAGGATTAGTTGAGGGTTTTTTCTATTTGAAGCGATCTCCACATATTTTTTCGCTCATCATTGTCATGACTTTTTCAAGTCTATTGGTCATTCCGTATACCTCGTTGCTGCCTGCTGTAGCCAAGGAGATGTTCCATGGTGATGCAGGTACCTTTTCCTGGTTTGAAAGCGCTGCAGGTCTTGGCGCAATGATTGGCGCGATTAATATGGCCAGATTGAAGTCGGGTACAAATATGCGCTATCAAGTAATGGGTGCAGCCTTATTAATGGGTGCGGCTTTATTCTTATTAGGTCATTCCTCTGTGTTGGTTTTGGCTTTAGTCTATACAGCAGTCGTTTCTTTTGCTATGATGATGCAGAACTCTAGTATCAACACTTATATACAGACGCATGCGATGCCCATGTACCGAGCTCGAGCAATATCATATTATGTGATGGCATTTCAAGGTGTTTTTCCAATAGGAAGTTTACTAATAGGAGCATTAGCAAGCTATTTTGGGTTGCGAAGTGTTTTATATTTTATGGGCGGAGCAGGAATACTGATTGCTATAGCTTACTATTTGTATTTAAGGATGCATATCCATAAAAGACTATTTAAGTTTTAACCTTCTTTTAAGCAGTTTGAGCGTCTTCTTTTTATAATCAATCACAGCACCATAACGAGCTAAAATGTCTCCTCCTAACACTCCAATTACAGGTTGTAAATTCATCTGTTCATAGGCATAGTTGATTGAGCTCAGGTCTAGTACAGCAGCTTTGTAGTTTTTGATGGTCCAGTCCTGCATACTAAGATGCGGTATATGGATCAAAAAACTTTGCATGGTATTAGTGCCCAATCCAGATGAAAGTGTATCTGTACTTTCCAATTGAAATTGATCCGAATGTATAGTTTCCAATTGATTTTTATCAAATACAGTCTTTGAAGCTCCAGTATCCAGGACCATGAGATGAGCAGTATTGAATAATGTAACTTCAACTAGGATATGAGTACCTTGTTCTTGTAATTGTAAAAGCCTTAGTGGGATAATTGCCATATTTCAAACATAGAAAAAATATATGCTTACCGAAAGGATAAATTATATTTTTAACATAATTATTATACCTGATCTAAGGTTCGCCTAAGTGCGGTTGGGTTATTCAGGTTTTTAAATTGAGTCGGTGTAAGACCTGTATTTTTTTTAAATTGGTTGCTGAGATAAGCAGTACTCGAATAATTGAGTTTTTCCGCGATCTCCGCCAAAGTTAGTTCGTCATAAATTAACAACTCTTTGATGTATTCTATCTTTTGAAAAATAGCATATTTTTCAATACTCGTTCCGCTTACAGATGAAAATAATGCACTCAGAGTACTATATTCCAGAAATAGGTTATCACATAATATCTCTGAAAGGTTTCTATTTAAATATTGGTATGGCTGACGTGTGTAATCGATGATCACTAGTTTTATTTTCTCAATAACACGCGTGTTTTTATCATCTATCAATTCAAATCCAATAGCATGCAAGCTTTCTTGTATATGTTCGCGTTGTGCGGGTTTCAAGGTTCCTTCTAAAGTAACGACACCTAATTGAAGATCACTATAAGGGATATGCAACTCTTTAAATATATTTTCTACAGCCATCTTGCATCTATTGCAGACCATATTTTTAATAAAGAGTTGCATATAATTTTTTATAAAACGTTAATTTCTTTTAATACATTATTCATATTGCGGACCGCCTCAGCACTTTTATGTAATTTTTGCTTTTCCCCTTCCGACAAGTTCAAAGGTACGATTTTATCCCAACCATTTTTATTAATGATAACAGGGACACCTAAAGTGATATCTGATAGTCCAAATTCTCCATCTAAAAATACACTAGCTGTGAAGAGTTTATTTTGATCACGAACAATACTCTCGACGACAGCTGCAGTTGCTGCTCCTGGAGCATACCAAGCCGATGTACCAATTAAAGCTGTCAATGTAGCACCTCCTACCATTGTTTTTTGTACGATTTCATCTTGCTCGTCTTCGTTCAAAAAATCACTTACAGGAATACTGTTCCAAGTAGCATGTTTGATCAGCGGAATCATTGTAGTATCGCCATGACCACCTATAACAATTGCATTAAGGTCCCCTGCAGAAGCATTTAATTTATCACTTAATTGATATTTGAATCGAGCAGAATCCAGTGTTCCGCCCATACCGATAATTCTATTCTTAGGCAGGCCAGAACTTTGTAGGGCAAGATAAGTCATTGTATCCATAGGATTAGAAACGATCACAATAATGATATCTGGTGAATGTTTAACCAAATTATCGACAACCGTTTTAACAATATTAGCATTCGTACCAATTAACTCTTCTCTAGTCATTCCAGGTTTTCTAGGAATTCCAGATGTAATAACCGCCACTGTCGAACCAGCTGTAGCACTGTAGTCATTGGTAACGCCTTTAATTTTAGAATCAAAACCTAATAAGGCAGCAGTCTGTGACATATCTTGTGCTTTACCTTCTGCAAAACCCTCTTTAATATCTAAAAGTATGATTTCTTCAGCAACTTCTCTTCTCATTAAATTATCTGCAGTGGTCGCTCCAACTGCTCCTGCACCAACTATTGTAACTTTCATAAGCTTATTAATTTTGGTCCTTAGACATTAATTTTTCTTTGAATTTACTCATTAAATGGTAGGAATACAATTAAGTTTTATAAAAAGTAATTCTAAATAAAAAGGGAGAAACTTTCGTTCTCCCTTTTTATTTAGAATGGATAGCCAATCGCTAAATTGAACATTAAATTGTTCTTGCGCCACTGACTACTTCCCAAATCGATATCTTTAAATACCCACCGATCTCCTTTTTCTAAGTAGGGGACACGCAATGGAATTGCAAAATCTGTTCTTAAAATTAAAAAAGTAAAGTCAAATCTTAAACCTAGTCCACCGCCAACAGCCAATTCTGTTAGGAAATCCTTACTAAACTTCGCCCCTGGTTTTTCATCATCCGTATTTTGCAACCACACATTACCGGCGTCAATAAACGCTGCCCAGTGTACAAATCCTGCAAGTTTAGCACGATATTCAGTGTTGAGTTCCAATTTAATATCACCCGTTTGATCCGCATAAAATTTGTCCGTACCAATATTCTGAGGTTTCAACGTTCCAGGACCGATTGCACGTGCTGCAAATGCTCGGATACTATTAGGACCACCCACATAATATTGTTTTAAATAGGGCAGTGCACGTGAGTTTCCATAGGAATAACTTAAACCCACACTAACGCGAGAAGCCAATTGCGAATTTTCACTCAATTTGAGATAGTGTCTACCATCACCACTTATTTTAATATATTGAGAAAAGTAAGCGTTAAATAATTTAAAAGTCTTCCCTTCGTTATAATTAGCACCCTTGAGCAATCCCAAAACGTTACCTGATAAATCCAAATTTCCTTTAAAATAAAAAGTGTTCTTTAAAGTTTTATTCATCGTGTTTGACAAGGTGAAATTGTAGTTTGGACCAATGGTGAATTGCGGCTCAATAGCATGTCTTAACGTAGGCACAGTATCCAATTGAGCTTTATATTCATCAGACACACGACTAGGTTGTACATAAGTGATTTCTAATAATCCTAGATCATGTTGTTTTTCTTGTGATTCTTGCCAAATATAACCGTAGTCGAGTTTGAGTGATCGTAAAGTATACGCTTTGGTTCTATTCAAGAATTCAAACCCTGTTTTAATATATGTTTTTGGTATGTACCTACGACTCGGATCTATTTTAAAAGGTGACAGGATACGCGGTAGTGTCAAGGTCAGATCAGCTCCATAGCGATAATAGCTCGAATTTAAGCTAACACTTCCGCCCGTCTGTGTTTCATAACCACCAAATACATTGAGACTAAGTAATTCAGCTCCTCTAAAGGCATTGTGCAATTGCCAGTTTACATTAAGCTCCGTACCATTATAAACGGATGCCATTTTACCCAAAAGCTCCACCCGAATTGATTTTTTAGGAAGAGGAGTAAGGTAGTAGTAAACATCTAATCCATTTTTAACATCCTTACTATCTACAAAATTGTTTTTAACAAATTTGAAACTGTTTAAATTGACAAGATGACTGATCGTCTTGTTATGTGCATCACGGTTATAAAGATCCCCTTTTCTGAAGAAAATATGATTCGCAAGAACGGGTTTTCTAAAGGTGTTTTGCCTATCTATAAAATAATACGAACTATCAAATAGTTCGGCATTACGAGGTGCACGCTGATAACCTGTTCCGGCATCTGTATAATTTGGATAGATGTATATATTATTAATTTTCGATGGCGCTTTGGCAATTTCTGGTGTTTCAGGCTTCAGGGTTACATACAAATTTACTTTATTGTTTCCAATGGTGCTATCCACTTGTACCAGTAAATAATCAGGACTGAAATAATAGTAACCAATCTTTTTGAGTTCATTGTCTATTCGGTCGCGTTCGTTTAATATATCATCAAGATCATAATGTTTACCCACTATTAAGAGTGATTTTTCACGTGATTGCAATATATCTTGACCAAGCTGAGTGGTGCTATCCACGTCAAATTTGACTGATTTTATTCGGTAGATTAAATTGGTTGTAGCAATATAGTGAATAGTCGCTTCTTTATCTTTAATGGTTGTATCAGATTTAACCTCAGCATTAAAAAAACCGATATTTTCTAGTCGATTCCGAAGTAAATTCTCATTGTATTCTCGGTTAACATCACTTAACAGAACCGGCTCTTCCCCCATTTTTTTCAATTGCTTCTTTATGAAATTTCTTCCAACTGAATCACCAGCCATATTATTGAAAGCTAGTTTATAACGCCATCCAAATAATGATTTATTAGGTTTTGGCATAAGCACTTGTTCCAAATGTGTCGCTAATATCTTTTTTTGTTCTTTAGGAATAGTATCTGATTCAATATCAACATGACCGTCCACATATAAGGATTCACCTTCTTTTAGATTTTTAGTTGTTGAACAAGAAGCAATGAAGAGCCCCAATAATAAAACAAAAGCTATAAATTGATTACTATTTTTCATTCTTCTCCCTTTCTTCATTTCTGATCACTTTTTGTCCAATTGTGTCTGCTTTCTGATTTGTTGAATCAGTTTTATTGTTTGAATCCGTTTTTTGTATTTTTTGCTTTTGATTATTGTAGCGTTCCTTATATTTTTTAGGATCGTTGCGCATAATGCTATCACGTATCACATACCTGACGCTATCACGATAAACAGAATCTGTTTCCATCCGCTCTACATCAAAACGTTTTCTAAAACTTTTGCTGCCAGAATTATATTCGTTAAGCTTCTTAGAATTCATCCAAATTTCTTTGAATTTATTATAGCTCATATTGATGATAAATCCAATACCAGTTTCTACATATTGTCCCTGAAGGGTTACTTGATACTGATTTTTACGATATACCCTTGCAAAATATCTTCCATCAGGAGATAATTGATAGTCCAAACTAATATCTCCAGCAATATTAGCAGCCTGTTCTCCAGGTCTTGAATTACCTTCAACCTCAAAGTTTGAACCAATCGTTATCTTCAATCGATCATTGAATAACATTTTTGAAACCCCAATATTTAAGTCAGTGCGTGTTTCTCCTACTCCGGTGGTGAAATCTTGTTCTGATTGTAAGTCAAAATCTAATTCCACACCTTTTATAAGATCTGATGCCAAGCGATTTAGTTGTGAGGTAAGTAACGAACTAACGCTATTTCGAGCCATGGATTCAACACCACCTCCACCAGATAAACTTTCAAATGGATTGGAAGCCATAAACCGACCTAGCACAATCAAAGAAAAAACTTGCTTATTGATTTCTGAAGGATCTGTACGAAGCTGTGCAAGAGCATTATTGACTTTACTTACAACATCTTGAGAGGCGATTGCATTATTTTCATCCAAATCAATATCAAATCCCAATTTAGGCTCAAAAAGTTGTTCTGTAATCAATAGATTCACATTAAAAGGAACACGTTGTTTGTAAAGATTAGCGTTCTCCGCACCCAGCTGCGTCTGTACGAGTTCTAGGGTAGGAGCTTTTACTTTATACACGGCAGTAATATCCAATCTTGCATCTAAAGGATCACCAGCCCAAGTAATTGTGCTACCTTCTTTAAATAAGAATTCACGTTTAACAGGTCCAAATGAGAAGGAGTAGCTACCTTTTTCAACCGTATATGTTCCTGACATAGTGATTTTATTACTTGCATCAATTCCAGCATTTAATTCTGCCTCCCCTTGAATATTTAGGGCGTCTTGAGAACCTTCATCTAAAATGACTTTAAATTTAGCATTTTTATCCGTTTGTAAATTTAATGTAACATCTATACCTGTAAGCTTAGTGGTGGTTAATGAATCTAATTTAGCAAATACATTAGTCCTTGTCGTATCACTTTTATCCACAAATTCTACCACTCCTTTTCTTTCTACCATTCCAGGCTCATCATTTGGCATAATGAATACAAAATCAGTTTTGTCTTGGACTTTAATATTTCCATCAACAACAGGTTTATCCAGCGTGCCACGTATTCTTAAGTCCGAAGAAACATACATTTTACCAAAAAATAGATCATTATCTTGTCGCGTAGAATTCACGACTTCAAAATTATCTGTTTTAAGATTTAAATTAAAATCATAATCGATGTAGTTTTGAGTTAGAATGGTGCCATTCATAGTACCACTATTTCCTTTCTTATCTTTTATGTTGAAATCCGATAATGTAATGCCTCTATTATTAAAGGCAATTTTTTCGTTATCAATAAAGAATGCCGCATTTAGCATAGCAACATTAAACTCTGCTTTATTAAAGTTCAAATCACCATTGATGGCGGGTTTATCGGTAGTTCCTGAAATTTTTAATTGTCCCTCAACATCTCCCTTTGATTCTTTTAAATAACCAAAACTAAATGCTTGGATGGTTTTCATCTTTAAAGGGGCGATGTTTAGAACAGCATCAAATGTTGCTGCCCCTTTTGGAGGACTTATAAATTCACCGATTAAACTGACGTTATTACCATTTTCAGTAATACTCACATTTGCTGCATATGTATTTTCTTTTTCATTATTTACTTTAATATTGACATTACCAATTGTATCTGTCCCTAAGTAAAATTTATCAAT is a window encoding:
- a CDS encoding malate dehydrogenase, which produces MKVTIVGAGAVGATTADNLMRREVAEEIILLDIKEGFAEGKAQDMSQTAALLGFDSKIKGVTNDYSATAGSTVAVITSGIPRKPGMTREELIGTNANIVKTVVDNLVKHSPDIIIVIVSNPMDTMTYLALQSSGLPKNRIIGMGGTLDSARFKYQLSDKLNASAGDLNAIVIGGHGDTTMIPLIKHATWNSIPVSDFLNEDEQDEIVQKTMVGGATLTALIGTSAWYAPGAATAAVVESIVRDQNKLFTASVFLDGEFGLSDITLGVPVIINKNGWDKIVPLNLSEGEKQKLHKSAEAVRNMNNVLKEINVL
- a CDS encoding aspartyl protease family protein produces the protein MAIIPLRLLQLQEQGTHILVEVTLFNTAHLMVLDTGASKTVFDKNQLETIHSDQFQLESTDTLSSGLGTNTMQSFLIHIPHLSMQDWTIKNYKAAVLDLSSINYAYEQMNLQPVIGVLGGDILARYGAVIDYKKKTLKLLKRRLKLK
- a CDS encoding MFS transporter → MQIFRSLEYPNFRLHIIGQAISLMGTWMQRVAISWLVYKLTDSVFWLGFVSFISLLPSLVLSPFIGSFVDKHKKYRLVFMTQIGLMIQAGILTLLVYLKMETVLWLSILGFAQGVINAFDVLGRQSLMVHLVDNRKDLPNAIALNSSIFNAARMVGPAIGGILLSTYGEMMCFSSNFLSFIPVLITLWMMNVTENTASLSKGSNWQGLVEGFFYLKRSPHIFSLIIVMTFSSLLVIPYTSLLPAVAKEMFHGDAGTFSWFESAAGLGAMIGAINMARLKSGTNMRYQVMGAALLMGAALFLLGHSSVLVLALVYTAVVSFAMMMQNSSINTYIQTHAMPMYRARAISYYVMAFQGVFPIGSLLIGALASYFGLRSVLYFMGGAGILIAIAYYLYLRMHIHKRLFKF
- a CDS encoding BamA/TamA family outer membrane protein; translation: MKNSNQFIAFVLLLGLFIASCSTTKNLKEGESLYVDGHVDIESDTIPKEQKKILATHLEQVLMPKPNKSLFGWRYKLAFNNMAGDSVGRNFIKKQLKKMGEEPVLLSDVNREYNENLLRNRLENIGFFNAEVKSDTTIKDKEATIHYIATTNLIYRIKSVKFDVDSTTQLGQDILQSREKSLLIVGKHYDLDDILNERDRIDNELKKIGYYYFSPDYLLVQVDSTIGNNKVNLYVTLKPETPEIAKAPSKINNIYIYPNYTDAGTGYQRAPRNAELFDSSYYFIDRQNTFRKPVLANHIFFRKGDLYNRDAHNKTISHLVNLNSFKFVKNNFVDSKDVKNGLDVYYYLTPLPKKSIRVELLGKMASVYNGTELNVNWQLHNAFRGAELLSLNVFGGYETQTGGSVSLNSSYYRYGADLTLTLPRILSPFKIDPSRRYIPKTYIKTGFEFLNRTKAYTLRSLKLDYGYIWQESQEKQHDLGLLEITYVQPSRVSDEYKAQLDTVPTLRHAIEPQFTIGPNYNFTLSNTMNKTLKNTFYFKGNLDLSGNVLGLLKGANYNEGKTFKLFNAYFSQYIKISGDGRHYLKLSENSQLASRVSVGLSYSYGNSRALPYLKQYYVGGPNSIRAFAARAIGPGTLKPQNIGTDKFYADQTGDIKLELNTEYRAKLAGFVHWAAFIDAGNVWLQNTDDEKPGAKFSKDFLTELAVGGGLGLRFDFTFLILRTDFAIPLRVPYLEKGDRWVFKDIDLGSSQWRKNNLMFNLAIGYPF
- a CDS encoding helix-turn-helix domain-containing protein, which encodes MVCNRCKMAVENIFKELHIPYSDLQLGVVTLEGTLKPAQREHIQESLHAIGFELIDDKNTRVIEKIKLVIIDYTRQPYQYLNRNLSEILCDNLFLEYSTLSALFSSVSGTSIEKYAIFQKIEYIKELLIYDELTLAEIAEKLNYSSTAYLSNQFKKNTGLTPTQFKNLNNPTALRRTLDQV